In a single window of the Streptomyces sp. NBC_00285 genome:
- a CDS encoding rhomboid family intramembrane serine protease, which yields MISNRRVTVGGPRGSLWGPAPVTYGLIALCCLIFLAGPASGLNPSYGTGDSLLAAQQAYFHRWGVVPAELFQGSPGAALTPATALFIHGSWVHLLGNMLFLYVFGVMTEERLGRMQFLLFYVGCGYLALVGYAAANAGSEQSLVGASGAISAVLGAVLYLFPGARVTSLLPFLFFLPLRFPAWVVLPFWASLQWLAAGRASEGPGVAYLAHLVGFGLGLVFAWVRFGRTTRVKAAPATAPEGENTP from the coding sequence ATGATCAGCAACCGGAGAGTGACGGTCGGTGGACCACGCGGGTCGCTGTGGGGGCCGGCACCGGTCACCTACGGCCTGATCGCCCTGTGCTGCCTCATCTTCCTGGCCGGCCCCGCCTCGGGCCTCAACCCGTCGTACGGCACCGGAGACTCGCTCCTGGCCGCCCAGCAGGCCTATTTCCACCGCTGGGGCGTGGTCCCCGCCGAGCTCTTCCAGGGCTCCCCCGGCGCCGCCCTCACCCCGGCCACCGCCCTGTTCATCCACGGCAGCTGGGTGCATCTGCTGGGCAACATGCTCTTCCTGTACGTCTTCGGGGTGATGACCGAGGAACGCCTGGGCCGCATGCAGTTCCTCCTCTTCTACGTCGGCTGCGGCTACCTCGCACTGGTGGGCTACGCAGCTGCCAACGCCGGCTCCGAGCAGTCCCTGGTCGGGGCCTCCGGGGCGATCTCCGCGGTCCTCGGAGCGGTGCTGTACCTGTTCCCCGGGGCCCGGGTGACCAGTCTCCTGCCCTTCCTCTTCTTCCTCCCGCTGCGCTTCCCCGCCTGGGTCGTCCTCCCCTTCTGGGCGTCCCTGCAGTGGCTGGCGGCGGGCCGGGCGAGCGAGGGGCCGGGGGTGGCCTATCTGGCCCACCTGGTGGGCTTCGGCCTGGGCCTGGTCTTCGCCTGGGTGCGATTCGGCCGTACGACTAGAGTGAAGGCCGCCCCAGCAACGGCCCCCGAGGGAGAGAACACACCGTGA
- a CDS encoding Lrp/AsnC family transcriptional regulator, whose amino-acid sequence MITAIVLIKTSVDRIPEIAERIAALESVSEVFSVTGTYDLIAMVRVKQHEDLAEVIPGSISKIPGVEGTDTHVAFRTYSQHDLEAAFAIGLDG is encoded by the coding sequence GTGATCACCGCGATCGTCCTCATCAAGACCAGCGTGGACCGGATCCCCGAGATCGCGGAGCGGATCGCCGCACTGGAATCCGTGAGTGAGGTCTTCTCCGTCACGGGCACCTACGACCTGATCGCCATGGTCCGGGTGAAGCAGCACGAGGACCTCGCCGAGGTCATCCCGGGCAGCATCAGCAAGATCCCCGGCGTGGAGGGCACGGACACCCACGTGGCGTTCCGCACGTACTCCCAGCACGACCTGGAAGCCGCGTTCGCGATCGGCCTCGACGGCTAG
- a CDS encoding serine/threonine-protein kinase, which yields MQELRETDPRTIGPYGVLGRLGSGGMGEVYLAEARGGLRLAVKVVRAEHAEDRTFRARFRHEVRAAQTVGGAGTYTARVVDADTEAARPWMATEFVAGPNLRDAVLDRGPLPADAVRLLAAALAEALAAIHGKGLVHRDLKPSNILLSPDGPRVIDFGIVRALEGTALTRTGVVVGSVGYLSPEQIRNGAQVVPASDVFSLGAVLAYASGGKEPFGEGQDSVVLLRILTGDVDLSAVPEEQLPLVEACLRDDPGARPTTAELVAAAGHTPGSLREQLRAGWYAPGAVKEPEAAQGGARWVPAHDSGERESRVEYVAPATVAHVPPVTHVSPTPAPPSRRRLLRAVAGGAGVVTAGGVGGWLWLRDPSDSVKGGAGAPGTGSKAPTSATGWQYKVQGLGGRRGPCAAISPDGTRVYVGGADRSLHALDLDGRTVWHTALGTETMSPLATAQGVYCLLEDDQEGASKLCALGRGGKVRWTRAFASNSQFLVTEGQLILVSYGNGSDAGGVRAYAPDGSVRWSTPTGPAPTGEPLVADGVVYVGTFGDQVQALDAKSGRRLWATKAGADPGRPALVGGTLLVGSGGEQMLHGLSRAGKPLWDSTNNKVYGGRYLTCVPFAGLGVTASDFELVALDPADGSTAWSFQFTDEGSQYSNPTVVGDTVYVRRGSTLYGVDRKGRQMWQKRVEGGASVGTQSPVVRGGRVYVATADGITVLTLDS from the coding sequence GTGCAGGAGCTGCGCGAGACGGACCCGCGGACCATCGGGCCCTACGGGGTCCTGGGCAGACTCGGGTCCGGCGGCATGGGCGAGGTGTATCTCGCCGAGGCGCGGGGCGGGCTGCGGCTGGCCGTGAAGGTCGTACGGGCCGAGCACGCCGAGGACCGCACCTTCCGCGCCCGGTTCCGGCACGAGGTGCGGGCCGCGCAGACCGTCGGCGGGGCGGGCACGTACACCGCGCGGGTCGTGGACGCGGACACCGAGGCCGCGCGACCGTGGATGGCGACCGAGTTCGTGGCCGGGCCCAACCTGCGCGACGCGGTGCTCGACCGGGGGCCGCTGCCCGCGGACGCGGTACGGCTGCTGGCCGCCGCGCTCGCCGAGGCCCTCGCCGCGATCCACGGCAAGGGACTGGTGCACCGGGACCTCAAACCCTCCAACATCCTGCTCTCGCCGGACGGGCCCCGGGTCATCGACTTCGGGATCGTGCGGGCGCTGGAAGGGACCGCGCTCACCCGGACCGGCGTGGTCGTCGGGTCGGTCGGCTATCTCTCGCCCGAGCAGATCCGCAACGGCGCCCAGGTGGTGCCGGCCAGTGACGTCTTCTCCCTGGGCGCGGTCCTCGCGTACGCGTCCGGCGGGAAGGAACCGTTCGGCGAGGGGCAGGATTCGGTCGTTCTGCTGCGGATCCTGACCGGGGACGTCGATCTGTCCGCCGTACCGGAGGAACAGCTGCCGCTGGTGGAGGCGTGTCTGCGGGACGACCCCGGCGCGCGGCCGACGACCGCGGAGCTGGTCGCGGCCGCGGGGCACACCCCGGGCTCGCTGCGCGAGCAACTGCGGGCGGGGTGGTACGCCCCCGGTGCCGTGAAGGAACCCGAGGCCGCTCAGGGCGGTGCGCGCTGGGTTCCCGCGCACGACTCGGGAGAACGGGAGAGCCGGGTCGAGTACGTGGCGCCCGCGACCGTCGCGCACGTCCCTCCGGTCACCCACGTCTCGCCGACGCCCGCCCCGCCGTCCCGGCGCCGGCTGCTGCGGGCCGTGGCGGGCGGTGCCGGGGTCGTGACGGCCGGCGGCGTGGGCGGCTGGCTGTGGCTGCGGGACCCGTCGGACTCCGTCAAGGGCGGGGCGGGGGCGCCCGGTACGGGGTCCAAGGCGCCCACGTCCGCGACGGGCTGGCAGTACAAGGTCCAGGGGCTCGGCGGGCGGCGCGGCCCCTGCGCCGCGATCTCGCCGGACGGCACGCGGGTGTACGTCGGTGGCGCGGACCGCTCGCTGCACGCGCTGGACCTGGACGGGCGGACCGTCTGGCACACCGCGCTGGGCACCGAGACCATGTCTCCGCTCGCCACCGCCCAGGGCGTGTACTGCCTGCTGGAGGACGACCAGGAGGGCGCCTCCAAGCTGTGCGCGCTCGGCAGGGGCGGCAAGGTCCGCTGGACCAGGGCGTTCGCCTCGAACAGTCAGTTCCTGGTCACCGAGGGGCAACTGATCCTGGTGTCCTACGGCAACGGTTCGGACGCGGGCGGGGTGCGGGCCTACGCCCCCGACGGCAGCGTGCGCTGGTCCACGCCGACCGGACCGGCGCCCACCGGTGAGCCCCTGGTGGCGGACGGCGTGGTGTACGTCGGCACCTTCGGGGACCAGGTGCAGGCGCTGGACGCGAAGAGCGGCAGGCGGCTGTGGGCCACCAAGGCCGGCGCCGACCCCGGGCGGCCCGCGCTGGTCGGCGGCACACTGCTGGTCGGATCGGGCGGCGAGCAGATGCTGCACGGCCTCAGCCGCGCGGGCAAGCCGCTCTGGGACTCGACCAACAACAAGGTGTACGGGGGCCGCTACCTCACCTGCGTGCCCTTCGCCGGCCTGGGCGTCACCGCGTCCGACTTCGAACTCGTGGCCCTGGACCCCGCCGACGGGTCGACGGCGTGGTCCTTCCAGTTCACCGATGAGGGAAGCCAGTACAGCAACCCGACGGTCGTCGGCGACACCGTCTACGTGCGCCGCGGCTCGACGCTCTACGGGGTCGACCGCAAGGGTCGGCAGATGTGGCAGAAGCGCGTCGAGGGCGGGGCGTCCGTCGGGACCCAGAGCCCGGTCGTCCGGGGCGGCCGCGTGTACGTCGCCACCGCCGACGGCATCACCGTGCTCACGCTCGACTCCTAG
- a CDS encoding aminotransferase class V-fold PLP-dependent enzyme: MSVSTAAPVQTICAQLPVLGRDVTVPLVTGGEVTYAALDYAASAPALQRVWDDVAAYAPYYGSVHRGAGYLSQLSTDLFENARRTVAEFLDCRDDDQLVFTRSTTDSLNLLAAALPADCQVFVFETEHHASLLPWQDARVSYLDAPRTPRQAVETLERALAVRDPQGPALVCVTGASNVTGELWPVRELAAAAHAHGARIVLDAAQLAPHHPVSVQDLDVDWIAFSGHKLYAPFGSGVLAGRADWLRAADPYLAGGGASRKVTRREDGGVDVEWHDTAARHEAGSPNVIGAYSIASACKALTEAGFDSLVAREQYLISRVREGLAEVPEVRVLSLFGDDAPRVGVISFVVEGWNSSHFAAALSAEYGIGVRDGLFCAHPLLRTLLGSDPQAQGECGAPEAAPGEKSLNAIRVSFGAGTPDEHVERFVQAVKELVADGAKWTYRTEDGRCVPAV, encoded by the coding sequence ATGTCTGTCTCCACCGCTGCCCCCGTCCAGACCATTTGTGCCCAGTTGCCCGTTCTGGGCAGGGATGTCACCGTGCCGCTCGTCACCGGCGGCGAGGTCACCTACGCGGCGCTGGACTACGCGGCCAGCGCACCGGCCCTCCAGCGGGTCTGGGACGACGTGGCGGCGTACGCGCCCTACTACGGCAGCGTGCACCGCGGTGCCGGCTACCTCTCCCAGCTGTCGACCGACCTCTTCGAGAACGCCCGCAGGACCGTCGCCGAGTTCCTCGACTGCCGTGACGACGACCAGCTGGTCTTCACCCGGTCCACCACCGACTCGCTCAACCTCCTCGCCGCCGCTCTCCCCGCCGACTGCCAGGTCTTCGTCTTCGAGACCGAGCACCACGCGAGCCTGCTGCCCTGGCAGGACGCCCGGGTCAGCTACCTCGACGCCCCGCGCACCCCGCGACAGGCCGTCGAGACCCTGGAGAGGGCCCTCGCCGTCCGTGACCCCCAGGGCCCGGCCCTGGTCTGCGTCACCGGCGCCTCCAACGTCACCGGCGAGCTGTGGCCGGTCCGCGAGCTGGCCGCCGCCGCCCACGCGCACGGCGCCCGGATCGTCCTCGACGCCGCCCAGCTGGCCCCGCACCACCCGGTCTCCGTGCAGGACCTCGACGTCGACTGGATCGCGTTCTCCGGCCACAAGCTGTACGCCCCCTTCGGCTCCGGCGTCCTCGCGGGCCGGGCCGACTGGCTGCGGGCCGCCGATCCCTACCTCGCCGGCGGCGGCGCCAGCCGCAAGGTCACCCGGCGCGAGGACGGGGGAGTGGACGTCGAGTGGCACGACACGGCCGCCCGCCACGAGGCCGGTTCCCCCAACGTCATCGGCGCCTACTCCATCGCGTCGGCCTGCAAGGCGCTCACGGAAGCCGGCTTCGACAGCCTGGTGGCCCGCGAGCAGTACCTGATCTCCAGGGTTCGTGAAGGACTGGCAGAGGTCCCCGAGGTCCGTGTCCTGTCCCTCTTCGGCGACGACGCCCCCCGCGTCGGCGTGATCTCCTTCGTCGTCGAGGGCTGGAACAGCTCCCACTTCGCCGCCGCCCTGTCCGCCGAGTACGGCATCGGCGTCCGCGACGGCCTCTTCTGCGCCCACCCCCTCCTGCGCACCCTCCTGGGCAGCGACCCGCAGGCCCAGGGCGAGTGCGGGGCCCCCGAGGCCGCGCCCGGCGAGAAGTCCCTCAACGCGATCCGGGTGAGCTTCGGCGCGGGCACGCCGGACGAGCACGTCGAGCGGTTCGTGCAGGCTGTGAAGGAACTGGTCGCGGACGGTGCGAAGTGGACGTACCGCACCGAGGACGGCCGCTGCGTCCCCGCCGTCTGA